A region from the Niveispirillum cyanobacteriorum genome encodes:
- a CDS encoding sensor histidine kinase, translating to MDTVAGSIGQRLLAVIHWRRWRAALVLAGIFSLLLLPAWENHVWVLLLRMFVVCLMCVLAFGFWEQFPRRLPRWIARWVVQVGAVALTVPPTMVTLYILTGPEVGPALWQDKPRLQSLFIMIVLGLLIGPWVALGALVRQREAMARHQALSFALERSELERRATDARLALMQAQVQPHFLFNTLANVRALVETGSPQALPVLDSLIAYLRAAVPRLNAAMGTLGDEMGLVRAYLDIMAMRMPDRLSFRINLEPGTDALPCPPMAVLTLVENAVRHGIDPAEDGGTIDITASLRGGVLHITVSDSGLGLGSAGTGGLGTGLSTLRQRLALCFGPTATLSLTERAGGGVVATLSWPVREATA from the coding sequence ATGGACACGGTTGCGGGCAGCATCGGGCAGCGTCTTCTGGCCGTTATCCATTGGCGGCGGTGGCGGGCGGCGTTGGTGCTGGCGGGCATCTTCTCCCTTCTGCTGCTGCCGGCCTGGGAAAACCATGTCTGGGTCCTGCTGCTGCGGATGTTTGTTGTCTGCCTGATGTGCGTGCTGGCCTTTGGCTTCTGGGAACAGTTTCCCCGCCGCCTGCCCCGCTGGATCGCGCGCTGGGTAGTGCAGGTGGGGGCGGTGGCCCTGACCGTGCCGCCCACCATGGTCACGCTCTATATCCTGACCGGGCCGGAGGTGGGCCCGGCCCTGTGGCAGGATAAGCCGCGCCTGCAATCGCTGTTCATCATGATTGTGCTGGGCCTGCTGATCGGGCCATGGGTGGCGCTTGGCGCGCTGGTGCGGCAACGCGAGGCCATGGCCCGCCATCAGGCCCTGTCCTTTGCCCTGGAGCGCAGCGAGCTGGAGCGCCGAGCCACCGACGCGCGTCTGGCCCTGATGCAAGCGCAGGTGCAGCCGCATTTCCTGTTCAACACGCTGGCCAATGTCCGGGCCCTGGTGGAGACAGGGTCGCCGCAGGCCCTGCCGGTGCTGGACAGCCTGATCGCCTATCTGCGCGCCGCCGTGCCGCGCCTGAACGCGGCCATGGGGACGCTGGGGGATGAGATGGGGCTGGTCCGCGCCTATCTGGACATCATGGCCATGCGCATGCCCGACCGCCTGTCCTTCCGCATCAATCTGGAGCCGGGGACCGACGCCCTGCCCTGCCCGCCCATGGCTGTCCTGACCCTGGTGGAAAATGCCGTTCGCCATGGCATTGACCCGGCCGAAGATGGCGGCACCATCGACATTACCGCAAGCCTGCGCGGCGGTGTCCTGCATATCACGGTCAGTGACAGCGGCCTGGGCCTGGGTTCCGCCGGTACCGGCGGGCTGGGCACCGGGCTTTCCACCCTGCGTCAGCGTCTGGCACTCTGCTTTGGTCCCACCGCCACCCTGTCCCTGACGGAACGGGCGGGCGGTGGCGTGGTGGCAACCCTGTCCTGGCCCGTGCGGGAGGCGACGGCATGA
- a CDS encoding glycoside hydrolase family 43 protein — translation MRLGRFASLLAVGLLLGTSGVGYAGEARFDWFEYQGSDPADARTLAANEYRNPVIAGFYPDPSVTRVGDDYYLVNSSFGWLPGLPVFHSRDLVNWTQIANAIARPGLVDFGHGGLTGGLFAASISYHDGLFYITNTSFYSGGNFVVTAKDPKGPWSDPVWLPDLRNGIDPSLFFDDDGRAWIVNNDLPEGDKEAYDGHRALWIQEFDAKNLKTIGPRTMIVSGGADIATKPGYVEGPHLYKKDGLYYLTAAEGGTGTSHAQMIWRAPAPTGPYTPGPTNPILTQRDLDPERPNPIEAAGHADLIETQTGEWWAVFLAVRPYAGGEMFNTGRETFLLPVRWVDGWPRILDPGTAIPRVGIRPALPAQPPAAIPTAGPFTVRDEFDGTALPLYWMTPRRLEGGWWRLSGGSLHLTPQAVTLSDRASPSLWARRQQHRDASFTTELSFNPDQPGQRAGLAVIQNDEYWFRFTAERLDGVRTLIVAVRAGDADPKQGRILARQPVPGDSPLRLRVTARGGAYDFAVGTGTEGWKTILKDADGTILSTATARGFMGVMVGPYAEGDR, via the coding sequence ATGCGGTTGGGTCGGTTTGCATCGCTGCTGGCGGTGGGATTGCTGCTGGGGACATCCGGCGTCGGATATGCGGGCGAGGCGCGGTTCGACTGGTTTGAGTATCAGGGATCGGACCCCGCCGATGCCAGGACCCTGGCCGCCAACGAATACCGCAATCCCGTCATTGCCGGCTTCTATCCCGACCCGTCCGTGACGCGGGTGGGCGACGATTATTATCTGGTGAATTCCAGCTTCGGCTGGCTGCCGGGTCTGCCGGTGTTCCATTCCCGCGATCTGGTCAACTGGACCCAGATTGCGAATGCCATCGCCCGGCCCGGTCTGGTGGATTTCGGCCACGGCGGCCTGACGGGCGGGTTGTTCGCGGCGTCGATCAGTTACCATGACGGCCTGTTCTACATCACCAATACGAGCTTCTATAGCGGCGGGAACTTCGTGGTCACGGCCAAGGACCCCAAGGGGCCCTGGTCCGACCCGGTCTGGCTACCCGATCTGCGCAATGGCATCGACCCGTCCCTGTTCTTTGATGATGATGGCCGCGCCTGGATCGTCAATAACGACCTGCCGGAAGGCGACAAGGAAGCCTATGACGGGCACCGCGCCCTGTGGATTCAGGAATTTGACGCCAAAAATCTGAAAACCATCGGCCCGCGCACCATGATCGTCAGCGGTGGTGCCGATATCGCCACCAAACCCGGCTATGTCGAAGGACCGCACCTGTATAAGAAGGACGGGCTTTATTACCTGACCGCAGCGGAGGGCGGGACCGGCACCAGCCATGCCCAGATGATCTGGCGCGCCCCCGCCCCCACCGGCCCTTACACGCCCGGCCCGACCAACCCGATCCTGACGCAGCGCGACCTGGACCCTGAACGCCCCAACCCGATTGAGGCGGCGGGCCATGCCGATCTGATCGAGACGCAGACGGGCGAATGGTGGGCCGTGTTCCTGGCTGTGCGCCCCTATGCGGGCGGGGAGATGTTCAATACCGGGCGGGAGACGTTCCTGCTGCCCGTGCGCTGGGTAGATGGCTGGCCGCGCATCCTGGACCCCGGAACGGCCATCCCGCGTGTCGGGATCAGGCCCGCCCTGCCGGCACAGCCGCCCGCCGCCATTCCCACCGCCGGCCCGTTCACCGTGCGGGACGAGTTCGACGGCACGGCCCTGCCGCTTTACTGGATGACGCCGCGCAGGCTGGAGGGCGGCTGGTGGCGGCTGTCGGGCGGATCGCTGCACCTGACCCCGCAAGCCGTCACCCTGTCCGATCGCGCCAGCCCCAGCCTGTGGGCCCGCCGGCAGCAGCATCGGGATGCCAGCTTCACCACCGAACTGTCCTTCAACCCCGATCAGCCGGGGCAGCGGGCGGGTCTTGCCGTCATCCAGAATGATGAATATTGGTTCCGCTTCACCGCAGAGAGGCTGGATGGCGTGCGCACCCTGATTGTCGCCGTCCGCGCCGGGGACGCTGACCCCAAACAAGGCCGCATCCTGGCGCGTCAGCCCGTGCCCGGCGACAGTCCCCTACGCCTGCGCGTCACGGCGCGCGGCGGTGCCTATGATTTCGCGGTCGGCACGGGCACGGAAGGGTGGAAGACCATCCTGAAGGATGCCGACGGCACCATCCTGTCCACCGCCACCGCCCGTGGCTTTATGGGCGTGATGGTGGGGCCTTATGCGGAGGGTGACAGATAA
- a CDS encoding LytR/AlgR family response regulator transcription factor: MSGPTALVAEDEPLLRDTLIRQLSAAWPALTVVAEARNGRQAVELFERHRPDICFLDVHMPGMSGVEAAQAIGRRAHLVFVTAFDQYAVEAFAQGALDYLVKPVEAARLADTVARLQERLRAAQPAVMPDDLLARLAAQLRPAINAAPRLTWLRASVGSVVRLIAVEDVDFLLAGDKYTHVGWRGEGGSAQEAIIRTPIKELAEQLDPDRFAQVHRSAIVNLRSISHVVRGENETATIHLKTRADTIPVSRAWLHLFRQM; this comes from the coding sequence ATGAGCGGACCCACGGCCCTGGTCGCCGAAGATGAACCCCTGCTGCGCGACACCCTGATCCGGCAGCTTTCTGCCGCGTGGCCTGCCCTGACAGTGGTGGCGGAGGCGCGCAACGGGCGCCAGGCCGTGGAACTGTTCGAACGGCACCGGCCCGATATCTGTTTCCTGGACGTGCATATGCCCGGAATGTCGGGGGTGGAGGCGGCGCAGGCCATCGGGCGGCGGGCGCATCTGGTCTTCGTCACCGCCTTTGACCAGTATGCGGTGGAGGCGTTCGCGCAAGGGGCGCTGGATTATCTGGTGAAACCGGTAGAGGCGGCGCGACTGGCCGACACGGTGGCGCGGCTTCAGGAACGGCTGCGCGCGGCACAGCCGGCGGTGATGCCAGACGATCTGCTGGCAAGGCTGGCGGCACAGCTGCGCCCTGCCATCAACGCCGCCCCGCGCCTGACCTGGCTGCGCGCCTCGGTCGGGTCCGTCGTGCGCCTGATCGCCGTGGAGGATGTGGATTTCCTGCTGGCCGGGGACAAATACACCCATGTCGGCTGGCGCGGCGAGGGCGGCAGCGCGCAGGAAGCCATCATCCGCACCCCCATCAAGGAGCTGGCCGAACAGTTGGACCCCGACCGGTTCGCCCAGGTCCATCGCAGCGCCATCGTCAACCTGCGGTCCATCAGCCATGTGGTGCGCGGGGAGAATGAGACGGCCACCATCCACCTGAAAACCCGCGCCGACACCATTCCCGTCAGCCGTGCGTGGCTGCACCTGTTCCGGCAGATGTGA
- a CDS encoding glycoside hydrolase family 43 protein: MRGLTTALALTTALFTAPLALAADTARFNWLDYQGADPSDAVVKAKPGEYRNPILTGYYPDPSITRVGDDYYLVNSTFSWFPGIPIFHSRDLVNWTQIGNAIDRPDQLDFKALGLSRGVFAPAIDYHDGTFYILNTCVDCGGNFIITAKDPKGPWSNPIWLPDLEGGIDPSIYFEGDRAWIVNNGPPEGEPLYQGHRAIWVQELDLKSMKTIGPRKVLVNGGVDISKKPIWIEGPHIFKKDGYYYLICAEGGTAINHSQVVLRGPGPMGPFTPNPANPILTQRDLDPARPFSVTSAGHADFVVTPKGEWWASFLAIRPYGDDLYNTGRETFLMPVRWVDGWPRITEPGQAIPLTHAKPDLPAQPDAKVPTTGAFQVRDEFEGDRLPPYWMMARNPKGDWYRLSDGALTLKLQPVGLSDHGNPAFWARRQQHHNATIITDMVFTPDQAGERAGLAAVQSDESWIRFTIEKEGGQLVARVAARAGKEMPTDGTVLGSVPVKEAASYRLRITARGGEYDFDVAGAGADWQPVVKGADGTILSTKKAGGFIGVMVGLFAQGPGEGK, from the coding sequence ATGCGTGGATTGACGACGGCCCTGGCCCTGACCACGGCCCTGTTCACGGCACCCTTGGCCCTGGCCGCCGATACGGCACGGTTCAACTGGCTGGATTATCAGGGGGCGGACCCGTCCGATGCCGTGGTGAAGGCCAAACCGGGTGAATATCGCAATCCCATCCTGACCGGTTATTACCCCGACCCGTCCATCACGCGGGTGGGCGATGACTATTATCTGGTGAACTCCACCTTCAGCTGGTTTCCCGGCATCCCGATCTTCCATTCCCGCGATCTGGTCAACTGGACCCAGATCGGCAATGCCATCGACCGGCCGGATCAGCTGGATTTCAAGGCCCTGGGCCTGTCGCGCGGGGTGTTTGCACCCGCCATCGATTACCATGACGGCACCTTCTACATCCTGAACACCTGTGTTGATTGCGGTGGCAATTTCATCATCACCGCCAAGGACCCCAAGGGCCCCTGGTCCAACCCGATCTGGCTGCCCGACCTGGAGGGCGGGATCGACCCGTCGATCTATTTCGAAGGGGACCGCGCCTGGATCGTCAATAATGGTCCACCGGAGGGCGAGCCGCTGTATCAGGGTCACCGCGCCATTTGGGTGCAGGAACTGGACCTGAAGAGCATGAAGACCATCGGCCCGCGCAAGGTGCTGGTGAATGGCGGGGTCGATATCTCCAAAAAGCCGATCTGGATCGAAGGACCGCATATCTTCAAGAAGGATGGCTATTACTATCTGATCTGCGCCGAGGGCGGGACGGCCATCAACCATTCGCAGGTGGTTCTGCGGGGCCCCGGACCCATGGGCCCCTTCACGCCCAATCCGGCAAACCCGATCCTGACGCAGCGGGACCTGGACCCCGCCCGGCCCTTCTCCGTCACCTCTGCCGGGCATGCCGATTTCGTGGTGACGCCGAAGGGCGAATGGTGGGCCAGCTTCCTGGCCATCCGCCCCTATGGTGATGATCTGTACAATACCGGGCGGGAGACCTTCCTGATGCCGGTACGCTGGGTCGATGGCTGGCCGCGCATCACCGAACCGGGGCAGGCCATTCCCCTGACCCATGCCAAGCCCGACCTGCCGGCCCAGCCCGACGCGAAGGTGCCCACCACCGGTGCCTTCCAGGTTCGGGACGAGTTTGAGGGCGACCGGCTGCCCCCCTACTGGATGATGGCGCGCAACCCGAAGGGCGACTGGTATCGCCTGTCCGATGGGGCGCTGACCCTGAAATTGCAACCAGTGGGCCTGTCTGACCATGGCAACCCCGCCTTCTGGGCACGCCGTCAGCAGCATCACAATGCGACCATCATCACCGACATGGTCTTCACCCCCGATCAGGCGGGCGAACGCGCCGGTCTGGCGGCGGTGCAGAGCGATGAAAGCTGGATACGCTTCACCATTGAGAAAGAAGGCGGGCAATTGGTGGCCCGCGTTGCGGCCCGCGCCGGCAAGGAGATGCCCACCGATGGCACCGTGCTGGGCAGCGTGCCGGTGAAGGAAGCCGCCTCCTACCGCCTGCGCATCACGGCGCGCGGCGGGGAATATGATTTCGACGTGGCCGGTGCCGGGGCCGACTGGCAACCCGTGGTGAAGGGGGCCGATGGCACCATCCTGTCCACGAAGAAGGCGGGCGGCTTCATCGGCGTCATGGTCGGGCTGTTCGCACAAGGGCCGGGCGAGGGGAAGTGA
- a CDS encoding DUF2306 domain-containing protein, with protein sequence MSLVATIPETARPDPARAKRWLGRAGLLWLLVALAGQMIFALYVMASHGREWLTGQGVRGRPVEGLVPGDVLGNALYALHMLFAVVIIVGGALQLLPALRRHRPAFHRWTGRTYMIAATILSLGGIGLILLRGTVGSTLMHVGTCLNGVVILICAGMAWMLARQRRFDAHRRWALRLFLAVSGVWFFRVMFMLWMLIFQAPVGFDPKTFTGPLPETLSFAQYLLPLAVLQLYFHAMDRGGSALRWAAAGLLSILALLTAFGIFGAVMGMWLPRL encoded by the coding sequence ATGTCCCTGGTCGCGACGATCCCTGAAACCGCCCGCCCCGATCCAGCCCGCGCCAAGCGCTGGTTGGGGCGGGCGGGTTTGCTTTGGCTACTGGTGGCCCTTGCCGGGCAGATGATCTTTGCCCTGTATGTCATGGCCAGCCATGGGCGGGAATGGCTGACGGGTCAGGGCGTGCGGGGCCGGCCCGTGGAGGGGCTGGTTCCGGGTGACGTCCTTGGCAATGCGCTTTATGCCCTGCATATGCTGTTCGCTGTGGTGATCATTGTCGGCGGGGCGTTGCAGCTTTTGCCCGCGCTACGCCGCCACCGGCCTGCCTTTCATCGCTGGACGGGCCGCACCTACATGATCGCCGCCACTATCCTGTCGCTGGGTGGGATCGGGTTGATCCTGCTGCGCGGCACGGTCGGCAGCACGTTGATGCATGTGGGGACCTGCCTGAATGGCGTGGTCATCCTGATCTGTGCCGGCATGGCCTGGATGCTGGCGCGGCAGCGGCGGTTCGATGCCCATCGCCGCTGGGCGCTGCGCCTGTTTCTGGCGGTCAGCGGGGTCTGGTTCTTCCGGGTCATGTTCATGCTGTGGATGCTGATCTTCCAAGCGCCGGTCGGCTTCGACCCCAAAACCTTTACCGGCCCCCTGCCGGAGACGCTGTCCTTCGCCCAATATTTGCTGCCGCTGGCGGTTCTGCAGCTCTATTTCCACGCCATGGACCGGGGTGGGTCGGCGCTGCGCTGGGCTGCGGCGGGGCTGCTGTCCATACTGGCGCTGCTCACCGCCTTTGGTATCTTTGGTGCCGTCATGGGCATGTGGCTGCCCCGGCTGTAA
- a CDS encoding glycoside hydrolase family 9 protein, with the protein MKAYAFLLSSLLALPALAQEAPVSPIRLNQSGLLTNAPKIAILPDAAAKPVAWTLRDAGGQVVASGSSIVTGDDASSGQHLHRIDLSAVTATGDGFTLVAGNVSSRPFGIGAGPYAALKRDALAYFYHNRAGTPIEARLVGERWARPAGHPKEIAPCFGGKDNAGNLWPACPHSLNVTGGWYDAGDHGKYVVNGGISVWTLLNLYERQALKGKAAAFPDGSAAIPEAGNGVNDLLDEARWQMEFMLSMQVPDGTRMPLPLGPQDGKGRLSFTPDIDVSGMAHHKVADERWTKLPLPPHLDPERRFLYPPSTAATLNLAATAAQAARIWKNIDPAFADRCLKAALRAWRAALRVPNALAIGDFNGSGGYGDSEVSDEFFWASAELLATTRQPLLVDAVTKAQFFNRDTIPEPSWGQVGSLGWLTLALHPEVLPEADTARIRSAIVKSADAYVKEAGDSGYRQPLSPKGYGWGSNSGLMNRAIVLAYAHDATGEARYRDTVVDVADYLLGRNPLDMSYVTGYGPRAMQHPHHRFWANVLDPKLPPPPPGVVSGGPNITSLGKQARERIGDCAPQTCWKDDIDLFTVNEVTINWNAPLVWLAAWLDEGR; encoded by the coding sequence ATGAAGGCTTACGCTTTCCTTCTTTCCTCCCTTCTGGCCCTGCCCGCCCTGGCACAGGAGGCACCGGTCAGCCCCATCCGGCTGAACCAGTCGGGCCTGCTGACCAATGCTCCAAAGATCGCGATCCTGCCCGATGCGGCGGCAAAGCCCGTGGCCTGGACCCTGCGCGATGCCGGTGGGCAGGTGGTGGCCAGCGGCAGCAGCATCGTCACCGGCGATGATGCCTCCTCGGGCCAGCACCTGCATCGCATCGACCTTTCCGCCGTTACGGCCACGGGCGATGGTTTCACGCTGGTCGCCGGCAATGTCAGCAGCCGGCCCTTCGGCATCGGGGCCGGTCCCTATGCCGCGCTGAAACGCGACGCGCTCGCCTATTTCTACCATAACCGCGCCGGCACCCCCATTGAGGCGCGGCTTGTGGGCGAACGGTGGGCGCGGCCCGCCGGCCACCCGAAGGAGATCGCCCCCTGTTTCGGGGGCAAGGACAATGCCGGCAATCTCTGGCCCGCCTGCCCGCACAGCCTGAATGTCACCGGCGGCTGGTATGATGCCGGCGACCATGGCAAGTATGTGGTGAATGGCGGCATCTCCGTCTGGACCCTGCTGAACCTTTACGAACGTCAGGCGCTGAAGGGCAAGGCAGCCGCCTTCCCCGATGGCAGTGCCGCCATCCCAGAAGCGGGCAACGGCGTCAATGATCTGCTGGATGAGGCGCGCTGGCAGATGGAGTTCATGCTGTCCATGCAGGTGCCGGACGGCACGCGCATGCCCCTGCCGCTGGGTCCGCAGGATGGCAAGGGCCGGTTGAGCTTCACGCCCGATATCGACGTCTCCGGCATGGCCCATCACAAGGTGGCGGATGAACGCTGGACGAAACTGCCCCTGCCCCCGCATCTGGACCCCGAGCGCCGTTTTCTCTACCCACCCAGCACGGCGGCAACCCTGAACCTGGCTGCCACAGCGGCACAGGCGGCACGCATCTGGAAGAATATCGATCCGGCCTTTGCCGACCGTTGCCTGAAGGCGGCGTTGCGGGCCTGGCGGGCGGCATTGCGCGTGCCCAACGCGCTCGCCATCGGTGATTTCAACGGCAGCGGTGGTTATGGCGATAGTGAGGTCTCGGACGAATTCTTCTGGGCGTCCGCCGAACTGCTTGCCACCACGCGGCAGCCGCTGCTGGTCGATGCCGTGACCAAAGCACAGTTCTTCAACCGCGACACCATCCCCGAACCGTCCTGGGGTCAGGTCGGTTCGCTTGGGTGGCTGACTCTGGCGCTCCATCCAGAGGTGCTGCCAGAGGCCGACACCGCCCGCATCCGCAGCGCCATCGTGAAAAGTGCCGATGCTTACGTGAAAGAAGCGGGCGACAGCGGCTACCGTCAACCCCTGTCGCCCAAGGGCTATGGCTGGGGGTCAAACTCCGGCCTGATGAACCGGGCCATCGTGCTGGCCTATGCTCATGATGCGACGGGGGAGGCCAGGTACCGCGATACGGTCGTGGATGTGGCCGACTATCTTCTGGGCCGCAACCCGCTGGACATGTCCTATGTCACGGGCTACGGCCCGCGCGCCATGCAGCACCCGCATCATCGCTTCTGGGCCAATGTTTTGGACCCCAAACTGCCGCCTCCGCCGCCGGGCGTGGTGTCGGGCGGGCCGAATATCACCAGCCTGGGGAAGCAGGCGCGAGAGCGGATCGGCGATTGCGCGCCGCAGACCTGCTGGAAGGATGATATCGACCTGTTTACGGTGAACGAGGTCACCATCAACTGGAACGCACCGCTGGTCTGGCTGGCGGCGTGGCTGGATGAGGGGCGGTAG
- a CDS encoding M28 family metallopeptidase: protein MKYLLLATAALSSTLAFAAEPQFDMKRVSEDIRVMSADDFQGRAPATVGETKTVAFLIDRMKAAGLEPGGTIGADGKRGWTQDVPLRMSDIVGKPNLSLTYGGKTHALTQAKEIAVRAALTGQDSVTLKDAPLVFVGYGIKAPERGWDDFKGQDVKGKILVVLINDPDFEGPEGKFGGKAMTYYGRWTYKYEEAARQGAAGVLIVHETAPASYGWATVASSNPNTMFDIVRDDPKAAHTPFESWIQRDVAVDLFKASGLDFEKLRAEARKDSFQPVPLKATLSADYKVKTEVITSKNVLGRITGSKYPDETVVYSAHWDHIGVGEPDANGDNIFNGALDNASGTATLLELGRAFKAAGPADRSVLFLAVTAEEKGLLGSTYYASSPVYPLGKTVGVINMDGTIGPGPAKDFTISGTAKLGLLDMLIEEGKKVSRTYTPDPRVEAGGFFRSDHFPMAKVGVPAISFGGGIDLVNGGVAAGKAWRDAYIKDKYHQPDDEWSPDWNMDGAKLDMGLLYSLGRRLADGRDWPNWSQDSEFRAARDVSAAERK from the coding sequence ATGAAGTATCTACTGCTGGCCACAGCGGCCCTCAGCTCCACCCTGGCCTTCGCGGCCGAACCGCAATTCGACATGAAGCGCGTATCGGAAGATATCCGCGTCATGTCGGCCGATGATTTCCAGGGCCGCGCGCCCGCCACGGTGGGCGAGACGAAGACCGTCGCCTTCCTGATCGACCGGATGAAGGCCGCGGGGCTTGAGCCCGGTGGCACCATCGGGGCCGATGGCAAGCGCGGCTGGACACAGGATGTGCCGCTGCGCATGTCCGATATCGTGGGCAAGCCCAACCTGTCGCTGACCTATGGCGGCAAGACCCATGCGCTGACCCAGGCCAAGGAAATCGCCGTGCGCGCCGCCCTGACGGGCCAGGACAGCGTGACCCTGAAGGACGCGCCGCTGGTTTTTGTCGGCTATGGCATCAAGGCGCCCGAACGCGGCTGGGACGATTTCAAAGGCCAGGACGTGAAGGGCAAGATCCTGGTCGTCCTGATCAATGACCCGGATTTCGAAGGGCCGGAGGGCAAGTTCGGCGGCAAGGCCATGACCTATTATGGTCGCTGGACCTACAAGTATGAAGAAGCCGCCCGCCAGGGCGCCGCCGGCGTCCTGATCGTGCACGAAACCGCCCCCGCCTCCTATGGCTGGGCCACGGTCGCCAGTTCCAACCCGAACACGATGTTCGACATCGTGCGTGACGATCCCAAGGCCGCCCATACCCCGTTCGAAAGCTGGATCCAGCGCGACGTGGCCGTGGACCTGTTCAAGGCATCGGGCCTGGATTTCGAAAAGCTGCGGGCCGAAGCGCGCAAGGACAGTTTCCAGCCGGTGCCGCTGAAGGCCACCCTGTCGGCGGATTACAAGGTGAAGACGGAAGTCATTACCTCCAAGAACGTGCTGGGCCGGATCACGGGCAGCAAGTACCCGGATGAGACGGTGGTCTATTCCGCACACTGGGACCATATCGGCGTGGGCGAACCCGACGCCAATGGCGACAATATCTTCAACGGTGCCCTTGATAATGCATCGGGCACCGCGACCCTGCTGGAACTGGGCCGCGCCTTCAAGGCGGCGGGTCCGGCCGACCGCTCCGTCCTGTTCCTGGCCGTGACGGCGGAGGAAAAGGGCCTGCTGGGCTCCACCTACTATGCCAGCAGCCCGGTCTATCCGCTGGGCAAGACGGTGGGCGTCATCAATATGGACGGCACCATCGGGCCGGGTCCCGCCAAGGATTTCACCATCTCCGGCACGGCCAAGCTGGGCCTGCTCGACATGCTGATCGAGGAGGGCAAGAAGGTTAGCCGTACCTATACGCCCGATCCGCGCGTGGAGGCCGGTGGCTTCTTCCGCTCCGACCACTTCCCCATGGCCAAGGTCGGCGTGCCCGCCATCTCCTTCGGCGGGGGCATCGATCTGGTGAATGGCGGCGTGGCGGCGGGCAAGGCCTGGCGCGATGCCTATATCAAGGACAAATACCACCAGCCCGACGATGAATGGTCGCCCGACTGGAACATGGACGGTGCCAAGCTGGATATGGGCCTGCTCTACAGCCTGGGCCGCCGTCTGGCCGATGGCCGCGACTGGCCCAACTGGAGCCAGGACAGCGAGTTCCGGGCCGCACGTGACGTGAGTGCGGCGGAACGGAAGTAA